CTGATGGGCTCGCACATCGGCAGCTTCGAGGCGCTGCGGGTGACCGGGCGCGACCGGCCCGAGCTCGACATCACGATGCTGATGTACCCCGACAACGCGCGCAAGATCAATGCCGCGCTGCAGGCGCTGGCGCCGGGGGCCAGCCCGCGCATCATCGCGCTGGGCCGCCCCGAGGCCATGCTGGCGGTGCGCGAGCGCCTCGAGGCCGGCGGCCTGGTCGGCGTGCTGGCCGACCGCACCCTGCCGGGCGCCGAGTCGCAGCGCGGCGGCGTGGTCTGGCTGCCCTTCCTGGGCCGGCCGGCGCCGTTTTCAGACGGCCCCTTCCGGCTGGCCGAACTGCTGCGCCAGCGCGTGGTGTTCATGGTCGGCCTGTATGCCGGTGGCCGCACGTACGATGTGCGCTTCGAGCCGCTGGCCGATTTCAGCGAGCGCCTGCGCGACCCGGCGGCCCGCGCCGCGCGGCTGCAGGCGGCCATGCAGGCCTATGTGGCGCAGCTCGAGTCGCTGTGCCGCGAACACCCCGACAACTGGTTCAACTTCCATGATTTCTGGCATGAAGACGCGGCCTGAGCCGGCCCGCAGGCGCCAGGCCTGGCCGCGCACCCTGGGGCTGCTGCTGGGCGCCGGGCTGTGGCTGGCCGCGGCCGCACCGGCCCGCGCGCTCGAGCTCGACGAGCTGATGAACCTGCTGTCGCAAACCCGCGGCGGCCAGGCCCGCTTCACCGAAGAGCGCCAGGTCAAGGGCCTGGACGCACCGCTCACCAGCAGCGGCCTGCTGAGCTTTGCCGCGCCCGACCGCTTCACGCGGCAAACCCTGCAGCCGCGGCCCGAGACCCTGGCCGTGCAGGGCAAGATCATCACCATCAGCCGCAGCGGCCGCACGCGCAGCCTGGTGCTCGACGCCATTCCCGAGATGGAGGCCATCGTCGAGGCGGTGCGCGGCACGCTCACCGGCAATGGCGCCACGCTGCGCCAGCACTTCCGCACCACGGTCAGCGGCCAGCCCGAGCTGTGGACGCTGGAGCTGGTGCCGCTGGAGCCGCGCCTGCAGGTGATGCTGTCGCAGGTGCGCATCAGCGGCCGGCGCGCCGAACTGCGCAGCGTGGAGATGCGCATGGCCGACGGTGACCGCTCGGTGATGCAGGTCGAGCCGCTGGCCGGCGCCAAGGCGCCGTGAGCGCGCCCGCGGCCAGCCCCCACCCGCCCCCCGGCGGCGCGGCGCTGCGCCCGCGCCAGCGCGCGCTGCTGCTGGCCGCCTGGCTGCTGGCCATGCTGCTGGGCGCCTGGGTGGCGGCACGCAGCCACTACAGCGCCGACCTGTCGGCCTTTCTGCCCGACCGGCCCGATGCGCGGCAGCGCCTGCTGATCGAGCAGCTGCAAAGCGGCATTGCCGCGCGCAGCCTGATCCTGGGCATCGAGGGCGGCGACGCCGGCAGCCGGGCCGAGGCCTCGCGCCGCCTGGCCGCCACGCTGCGCGGCAGCGGCGATTTCGAGCAGGTCAACAACGGCGAGCGCCACGGCTGGGAGGGCGAAAACGGCGCCGGCGCCTGGCTGGTGCAGCACCGCTACCACCTCAGTCCGGCGGTCGGCCCGGGCCTGTTCGAGGTGGCTGGCCTGCGCGACGCGATCGACGAATCGCTGTCGCTGCTGGGCACGCCGGCCGGCGGCCTGGTCAAGCCGCTGCTCCACCGCGACCCCACCGGCGAGACCCGGCGCCTGGCCGAGGCCCTGGTGCCGGCCGAAGGCCCGCGCAGCGAAGACGGCGTGTGGGTCTCGCGCCAGGCCCCGCGCGCCGTGCTGCTGCTGCAGACCGCCGCATCGGGCGCCGATCTCGATGCCCAGGCGGCCATGCTGCAG
The genomic region above belongs to Aquabacterium sp. OR-4 and contains:
- a CDS encoding LpxL/LpxP family acyltransferase; the protein is MSGPSAHQARPPTQATQAAQAAQAAQAEGSREPSNPNWADEPERSNAMALRVMGWIAVVCGRRLARVVLAGIALYFVVFAARQRRASRRYLARALGREAGWRDGYRHVFAFAATVLDRVYFLRERTAWLDLRVRGAEHVDACLASGRGAFLMGSHIGSFEALRVTGRDRPELDITMLMYPDNARKINAALQALAPGASPRIIALGRPEAMLAVRERLEAGGLVGVLADRTLPGAESQRGGVVWLPFLGRPAPFSDGPFRLAELLRQRVVFMVGLYAGGRTYDVRFEPLADFSERLRDPAARAARLQAAMQAYVAQLESLCREHPDNWFNFHDFWHEDAA
- a CDS encoding outer membrane lipoprotein carrier protein LolA — translated: MKTRPEPARRRQAWPRTLGLLLGAGLWLAAAAPARALELDELMNLLSQTRGGQARFTEERQVKGLDAPLTSSGLLSFAAPDRFTRQTLQPRPETLAVQGKIITISRSGRTRSLVLDAIPEMEAIVEAVRGTLTGNGATLRQHFRTTVSGQPELWTLELVPLEPRLQVMLSQVRISGRRAELRSVEMRMADGDRSVMQVEPLAGAKAP